Proteins co-encoded in one Halococcoides cellulosivorans genomic window:
- the smc gene encoding chromosome segregation protein SMC, with translation MHIDAIVLDNFKSFGRKTRIPFYEDFTTISGPNGSGKSNIIDGVLFALGLARTSGIRAEKLTDLIYNPGHHGESDTSGPREATVEVVLNNADGTLDRQQVVSAAGTDKIGDVETIAIRRRVKETEDNYYSYYYINDRSVNLSDIQDLLAQAGIAPEGYNVVMQGDVTEIINMTAGTRREIIDEIAGVAEFDEKKAQAFEELETVEERIEEADLRIEEKTDRLEQLEDERETALEYQELREEKETYETYERAAKLERKREQLVDREADLEELQERREGIVADFEERDARVERLEDELGDLEAEIQRKGEDEQLELKREIEELKGERSRLADRRAAAEEAIEDAESERREAFVEIDRKQETVEELTSDIRDLKVEKSSLAAERQDFEAELETVESEIDALDDTVQAIRERLEDRKADLEDAKAEQNELQREQDRLIDEARRRSDEQEEIEDDLAEARERVPEIETEIAALADERRKAEQNRETIEEVIEDLQDDRESIQSDLDTVEDDLSAAQEEYARLEATAEESGDGSFGRAVTTLLDADIEGVHGPVARLASVDPQYATALETAAGGRMANVVVDDDSVGERCIDHLKQRNAGRATVLPITEMEDRSLPRLPDDPGVIDFAVELLDFDPEYRSIFEYVVGDTVVVEDMATARALMGQLRIVTLEGDLVEKSGAMTGGSTSGSRHSFSGSRGQLDRVASRINDLEDQRRDLREQLRDVEGRIEDARDRKADATEQLRDVEREIDDLEDERDALEGKIDDLESRLDEIEAEREAVADEMDELDAQISEKRETIAAIEDDIADLKADIEDSRLAELTERADELRAEIADRKSAIDDRDARLNELALEKEYAEDAIEDLEGRVEAAKERAAEREREIEEIESEIEAIDGEIEAIEDEIAALESELVELKDERDELSAELNEAREARDATRRERDRVDDEIESAEAEIERRADEIAEIEAEVGEYDPEEIPDHHTVRTKIGQLESRMEELEPVNMLAIDEYDEVAADLDDLEEKRDTLRTEADEIRARIDGYETQKRETFLETFEAIDDHFQDIFERLSNGTGQLHLEDDEDPFEGGLTMKAQPGDKPIQRLDAMSGGEKSLTALAFIFAIQRHNPAPFYALDEVDAFLDAANADLVGEMVDELAGEAQFVVVSHRSAMLERSERAIGVTITADNVSEVTGIDLSSEEVPADD, from the coding sequence ATGCACATCGACGCGATCGTCCTCGACAATTTCAAGAGCTTCGGCCGGAAGACGCGGATCCCCTTCTACGAGGACTTCACGACGATCAGCGGGCCCAACGGGTCGGGCAAATCGAACATCATCGACGGCGTGCTGTTCGCGCTCGGACTCGCCCGCACCTCGGGCATCCGCGCGGAGAAACTCACCGACCTGATCTACAACCCGGGTCACCACGGCGAGTCGGACACGAGTGGCCCACGGGAGGCGACCGTCGAGGTCGTCCTCAACAACGCGGACGGCACGCTCGACCGCCAGCAGGTCGTCTCGGCCGCCGGGACCGACAAGATCGGTGACGTCGAGACCATCGCGATCCGCCGGCGGGTCAAAGAGACCGAGGACAACTACTACTCCTACTACTACATCAACGACCGCTCGGTCAACCTCTCGGACATCCAGGACCTGCTCGCGCAGGCGGGGATCGCGCCCGAAGGGTACAACGTCGTGATGCAGGGCGACGTCACCGAGATCATCAACATGACCGCGGGGACGCGCCGGGAGATCATCGACGAGATCGCGGGCGTCGCCGAGTTCGACGAGAAGAAAGCCCAGGCCTTCGAGGAACTCGAAACCGTCGAGGAACGCATCGAGGAGGCCGATCTCCGCATCGAAGAGAAGACCGATCGGCTGGAGCAACTCGAAGACGAACGCGAGACCGCACTCGAATACCAGGAGCTCCGCGAGGAAAAGGAGACCTACGAGACCTACGAGCGCGCGGCGAAACTCGAACGGAAACGCGAGCAACTCGTCGATCGCGAGGCCGACCTCGAAGAGCTCCAGGAGCGCCGCGAGGGAATCGTCGCGGATTTCGAGGAGCGCGATGCCCGCGTGGAGCGCCTCGAAGACGAGCTGGGCGATCTCGAAGCGGAGATCCAGCGGAAAGGCGAGGACGAACAGCTCGAACTCAAACGCGAGATCGAGGAGCTCAAAGGCGAGCGCTCGCGACTGGCCGACCGCCGGGCCGCCGCCGAGGAGGCCATCGAAGACGCCGAGAGCGAGCGCCGCGAGGCGTTCGTCGAGATCGACCGGAAACAGGAGACCGTCGAGGAACTCACGAGTGACATCCGCGATCTGAAAGTCGAGAAATCCTCGCTGGCGGCCGAACGCCAGGACTTCGAGGCGGAACTGGAGACCGTCGAGTCCGAGATCGACGCGCTCGACGACACCGTCCAGGCAATTCGCGAGCGCCTGGAGGACCGCAAGGCCGATCTGGAGGACGCCAAGGCCGAGCAAAACGAACTCCAGCGCGAGCAGGACCGTCTGATCGACGAGGCACGCCGCCGCTCGGACGAACAGGAGGAGATCGAGGACGACCTCGCGGAGGCCCGCGAGCGCGTCCCCGAGATCGAGACCGAGATCGCCGCGCTGGCCGACGAACGTCGGAAAGCCGAGCAGAATCGCGAGACGATCGAGGAGGTCATCGAAGATCTACAAGACGACCGCGAGTCGATCCAGTCAGATCTGGACACCGTCGAAGACGACCTCTCGGCCGCCCAGGAGGAGTACGCCCGCCTCGAAGCCACCGCCGAGGAGTCGGGCGACGGCTCCTTCGGCCGCGCGGTGACGACCCTGCTCGACGCCGACATCGAGGGCGTCCACGGCCCGGTCGCGCGCCTCGCGAGCGTCGACCCCCAGTACGCGACCGCGCTGGAGACTGCCGCCGGCGGGCGAATGGCCAACGTCGTCGTCGACGACGATTCGGTCGGTGAACGCTGTATCGACCACCTCAAACAGCGGAATGCCGGCCGGGCGACCGTGCTTCCGATCACCGAGATGGAGGACCGATCGCTCCCTCGGCTCCCCGACGATCCGGGCGTGATCGACTTCGCGGTCGAACTCCTGGATTTCGACCCCGAGTATCGCTCTATCTTCGAGTACGTCGTCGGTGACACCGTCGTCGTCGAGGACATGGCGACCGCGCGCGCACTGATGGGCCAACTCCGCATCGTCACGCTGGAGGGTGATCTCGTCGAGAAGAGCGGCGCGATGACCGGTGGGTCGACCAGTGGGTCTCGGCACTCCTTTTCGGGGAGTCGCGGGCAACTCGACCGTGTCGCCAGTCGGATCAACGACCTCGAAGACCAGCGTCGCGACCTGCGCGAACAGCTTCGGGACGTCGAGGGGCGCATCGAAGACGCCCGCGACCGGAAGGCCGACGCGACCGAGCAACTGCGCGACGTCGAACGCGAGATCGACGACCTCGAAGACGAACGCGACGCGCTGGAAGGCAAAATCGACGACCTCGAATCCCGTCTCGACGAGATCGAGGCCGAACGCGAGGCCGTCGCCGACGAGATGGACGAGTTAGACGCCCAGATCAGCGAGAAGCGCGAGACGATCGCAGCGATCGAAGACGACATCGCCGATCTGAAAGCCGACATCGAGGACTCTCGACTCGCCGAACTCACCGAGCGCGCCGACGAGTTACGCGCCGAGATTGCCGACCGGAAATCCGCGATCGATGACCGTGACGCGCGACTGAACGAACTTGCCCTCGAAAAGGAGTACGCCGAAGACGCCATCGAGGACTTGGAGGGCCGCGTGGAGGCCGCCAAAGAGCGCGCCGCCGAGCGCGAGCGCGAGATCGAGGAGATCGAGAGTGAGATCGAGGCGATCGACGGCGAGATCGAGGCGATCGAGGACGAGATCGCCGCGCTCGAATCCGAACTCGTCGAACTGAAAGACGAGCGCGACGAGTTATCGGCCGAGTTGAACGAGGCTCGCGAGGCCCGCGACGCGACCCGCCGCGAGCGCGACCGTGTCGACGACGAGATCGAGTCCGCCGAGGCCGAGATCGAGCGCCGCGCCGACGAAATCGCCGAGATCGAAGCGGAGGTCGGTGAGTACGACCCCGAGGAGATTCCCGATCACCACACCGTCCGGACGAAGATCGGGCAACTCGAATCCCGGATGGAGGAACTCGAACCCGTCAACATGCTCGCGATCGACGAGTACGACGAGGTGGCGGCCGATCTCGACGATCTCGAAGAGAAACGCGACACGCTCCGGACCGAAGCCGACGAGATCCGCGCCCGCATCGACGGGTACGAGACCCAGAAACGCGAGACGTTCCTCGAAACGTTCGAAGCGATCGACGACCACTTTCAGGACATCTTCGAGCGCCTCTCGAACGGCACGGGCCAGTTGCACCTCGAAGACGACGAGGATCCTTTCGAGGGGGGCCTGACGATGAAAGCCCAGCCCGGCGACAAGCCGATCCAGCGCCTCGATGCGATGAGCGGCGGCGAGAAGTCCCTGACGGCACTCGCCTTCATCTTCGCGATCCAGCGGCACAACCCTGCGCCGTTCTACGCGCTCGACGAGGTCGACGCCTTCCTCGACGCGGCGAACGCCGATCTGGTCGGGGAGATGGTCGACGAACTCGCGGGCGAGGCGCAGTTCGTCGTCGTGAGTCACCGCTCCGCGATGCTCGAACGCTCCGAGCGCGCGATCGGCGTCACGATCACCGCGGACAACGTCAGCGAGGTCACCGGGATCGACCTGTCGAGCGAGGAGGTGCCCGCTGATGACTGA
- a CDS encoding glycosyltransferase, with amino-acid sequence MSRSVGVVVPAFRPDVEGLIAYVDQLSAALDDPTIRIELDDPDEGVRERLDAADAEVATVSERRGKGAAITAGFEALDTDVLAFVDADGATPARSVAAVIDPVRSDSADLSVGSRRHPESDVGSHQTVGRRLLGDGFAWLARRFLAADLYDFQCGAKALSAAVWETVRGHLYEAGFAWDVELIAVAAAFDYRIEEVPITWQDQPGSTVDPLDAVLEMGRTLLTARHRARQIQDSRLHRAIADRRDDGEALIRRGHS; translated from the coding sequence ATGAGCCGGTCCGTGGGGGTGGTCGTGCCGGCGTTCCGGCCCGACGTCGAGGGGTTGATCGCCTACGTCGACCAGTTGTCGGCGGCGCTGGACGACCCGACGATTCGGATCGAACTCGACGATCCAGACGAGGGGGTTCGTGAGCGTCTCGACGCGGCGGACGCCGAGGTCGCGACCGTCTCGGAGCGACGGGGGAAAGGGGCGGCGATCACTGCGGGGTTCGAAGCGCTCGATACGGACGTGCTGGCCTTTGTCGACGCCGACGGCGCGACGCCCGCTCGATCGGTGGCGGCCGTGATCGACCCGGTCCGCTCGGACTCGGCCGATCTGTCGGTCGGGTCGCGCCGTCATCCCGAGTCCGACGTCGGGAGTCACCAGACCGTCGGGCGACGCCTGCTGGGCGACGGGTTCGCCTGGCTCGCGCGACGCTTTCTCGCTGCCGACCTGTACGACTTCCAGTGTGGAGCGAAGGCACTCTCCGCGGCGGTCTGGGAGACGGTTCGGGGCCACCTCTACGAGGCCGGGTTCGCGTGGGACGTCGAACTCATCGCGGTCGCCGCCGCGTTCGACTATCGGATCGAGGAGGTGCCGATCACCTGGCAAGACCAGCCCGGATCGACGGTCGATCCCCTGGATGCGGTCCTCGAAATGGGGCGGACGCTCCTCACCGCCCGCCACCGCGCGCGCCAGATCCAGGACAGTCGCCTCCACCGAGCGATCGCGGACCGACGCGACGACGGCGAGGCGTTGATTCGCCGGGGGCACTCGTGA
- a CDS encoding helix-turn-helix domain-containing protein, with protein MTETLIAEFEVTSSSVVLGPTLARDLDVTVHAERLPVSDGETTWFHVQVHSGEFQAFERALAEDSTVADANLFVTHDETSRTYRLTIADDVPVMTATVAAIGEELLDLRSSGDGWRVQIRTTDRASIRAFTEFCATNDIDCDLRELYRSAAPVGTVAVPLDTDDAELLRTALEAGYFEVPRETSLETLATTFDCSESTLSVRLRRATRDVLQELLAESGADKAPTSSE; from the coding sequence GTGACAGAGACTCTCATCGCTGAATTCGAGGTCACGTCGTCGTCGGTCGTTCTCGGACCGACGCTGGCCCGCGACCTCGACGTGACCGTTCACGCCGAGCGACTGCCGGTCTCGGACGGAGAGACGACCTGGTTTCACGTCCAGGTCCACTCCGGGGAGTTCCAGGCGTTCGAACGCGCGCTCGCTGAGGATTCGACGGTCGCCGACGCCAACCTGTTCGTCACCCACGACGAGACCTCGCGGACCTATCGGCTGACGATCGCCGACGACGTGCCCGTGATGACCGCCACCGTCGCCGCCATCGGCGAGGAACTGCTCGACCTGCGTTCGAGCGGTGACGGCTGGCGCGTCCAGATCCGGACGACCGATCGGGCGTCGATTCGGGCGTTCACCGAGTTCTGTGCGACCAACGATATCGACTGTGACCTCCGCGAACTCTATCGGTCGGCGGCCCCCGTCGGGACGGTCGCCGTCCCGCTCGACACCGACGACGCCGAACTGCTCCGGACGGCACTGGAGGCAGGCTATTTCGAGGTGCCCCGTGAGACCAGCCTCGAAACACTCGCCACGACGTTCGACTGTTCTGAATCGACACTCTCGGTGCGTCTCCGGCGGGCCACCCGAGACGTCCTCCAAGAACTGCTCGCCGAGTCCGGCGCTGATAAAGCCCCAACCAGTTCGGAGTGA
- a CDS encoding signal recognition particle protein Srp54: MVLDDLGESLRGTLDSLRGKSRIDEEDVDEVVTEIQRSLLQADVDVGLVQDLSEAIRSRSLDEEPPAGTSARDHVLRIVYEELVDLVGDSMELPLEERTIVLAGLQGSGKTTTAAKMAWWFSTKGLRPAVIQTDTFRPGAYDQAEQMAERAEVDFYGDPDGDDPVQIARDGLEATADAEVQIVDTAGRHALEDDLIEELEAIDRAVDPDDTILVLDAAIGQAASDQAEEFDRAVADGVDGVTITKLDGTAKGGGALAAVDQTDAEIAFLGTGEGVKDVERFEPSGFVSRLLGMGDLEQLAERVERAMVETGEDDEEWDPEDLMEGEFTLKDMRKQMEAMNQMGPLDQVMDMIPGLGGGIMDQLPDDAMDVTEDRMRSFEVIMDSMTEDELEHPQSVGAERVERIARGSGTDPETVRELLQQHQMMDRTLDQFQGMGDGDLGRMMDQLGEGGGMGGMGGMGPF, from the coding sequence ATGGTACTCGACGATCTCGGTGAATCGCTCCGGGGGACGCTCGATTCCCTGCGGGGAAAGTCACGCATCGACGAAGAGGACGTCGACGAGGTCGTCACCGAGATCCAACGGTCGCTGCTCCAGGCCGACGTCGACGTGGGCCTGGTCCAGGACCTCTCGGAGGCGATCCGATCGCGTTCACTCGACGAAGAGCCCCCGGCGGGGACGTCCGCTCGCGATCACGTCCTGCGGATCGTCTACGAGGAACTCGTCGATCTCGTGGGCGATTCGATGGAGTTGCCCCTCGAAGAACGAACGATCGTCCTCGCGGGCCTGCAGGGGTCGGGGAAGACGACCACGGCGGCGAAGATGGCGTGGTGGTTCTCGACGAAAGGCCTCCGCCCGGCGGTCATCCAGACCGACACGTTCCGGCCCGGCGCGTACGACCAGGCCGAGCAGATGGCCGAGCGCGCGGAGGTCGATTTCTACGGCGATCCCGACGGCGACGATCCCGTCCAGATCGCCCGCGACGGACTCGAAGCGACGGCCGATGCGGAAGTCCAGATCGTCGACACCGCCGGGCGGCACGCCCTCGAAGACGACCTGATCGAGGAACTCGAAGCGATCGATCGGGCCGTCGACCCCGACGACACGATCCTCGTGCTGGACGCGGCGATCGGCCAGGCCGCGAGCGATCAGGCCGAGGAGTTCGATCGCGCGGTCGCTGACGGCGTCGACGGCGTGACGATCACGAAACTCGACGGGACGGCCAAGGGTGGCGGCGCGCTCGCGGCGGTCGACCAGACCGACGCGGAGATCGCCTTCCTCGGGACCGGTGAGGGCGTCAAAGACGTCGAGCGCTTCGAGCCCTCGGGGTTCGTCTCGCGACTCCTCGGGATGGGCGACCTCGAACAGCTGGCCGAACGCGTCGAGCGCGCGATGGTCGAGACGGGCGAGGACGACGAGGAGTGGGACCCCGAGGACCTGATGGAGGGCGAGTTTACGCTGAAGGACATGCGCAAGCAGATGGAGGCGATGAACCAGATGGGCCCGCTCGACCAGGTGATGGACATGATTCCCGGCCTGGGCGGCGGGATCATGGACCAGTTGCCCGACGACGCGATGGACGTCACCGAGGATCGCATGCGGTCGTTCGAGGTCATCATGGACTCGATGACCGAGGACGAACTCGAACACCCCCAGTCGGTGGGGGCCGAGCGCGTCGAGCGCATCGCGCGCGGGTCGGGGACCGACCCCGAGACCGTGCGGGAACTCCTCCAGCAACACCAGATGATGGACCGCACGCTCGATCAGTTCCAGGGGATGGGCGACGGCGACCTCGGGCGGATGATGGACCAACTGGGCGAGGGTGGCGGGATGGGTGGTATGGGCGGGATGGGGCCGTTCTGA
- a CDS encoding DUF7518 family protein: MSEDLQERVQELEASVAGLTDELIECKQRIRDLEAASDADLADVSTTESDDILPEADTSNSEESETEDEQDSDDIIVA, from the coding sequence ATGAGCGAGGACCTGCAGGAGCGCGTTCAGGAACTCGAAGCCAGCGTCGCGGGCCTGACCGATGAGTTGATCGAGTGCAAGCAACGCATTCGGGACCTCGAAGCGGCCTCCGACGCCGATCTGGCCGACGTCTCGACGACCGAGAGCGACGACATCCTCCCCGAGGCCGACACATCTAATTCCGAGGAGTCCGAGACTGAAGACGAACAGGACTCCGACGACATCATCGTGGCATAG
- the fer gene encoding ferredoxin Fer — MPTVEYLNYEVIDDQGWDIEDDDLFEKAQDLDLGESEHGSLEVAEGEYILESAEAQGYDWPFSCRAGACANCASIVVEGEVDMDMQQILSDEEIEDKGVRLTCVGTPETDEVKIVFNAKHLDFLQNRVI, encoded by the coding sequence ATGCCAACTGTCGAATACCTCAACTACGAAGTGATCGACGACCAGGGCTGGGACATCGAAGACGACGACCTCTTCGAGAAGGCTCAGGACCTCGACCTTGGCGAGTCCGAGCACGGCTCGCTGGAGGTCGCAGAAGGCGAGTACATCCTCGAAAGCGCCGAGGCGCAGGGCTACGACTGGCCCTTTTCGTGTCGCGCCGGGGCGTGTGCGAACTGCGCCTCGATCGTCGTCGAGGGCGAAGTCGACATGGACATGCAGCAGATCCTCTCCGACGAGGAGATCGAAGACAAAGGCGTGCGCCTGACCTGTGTCGGCACGCCCGAGACCGACGAGGTCAAGATCGTCTTCAACGCCAAACACCTCGACTTCCTTCAGAACCGCGTCATCTAA
- a CDS encoding GtrA family protein gives MIDRERFGALLSGVRFGQFVSVGIVGAAADTAVLMVFRLVFGAPELLAKAAGVETAILVMFAVNEVWTFADEGAMDPRSLATRIAKSHLVRSGGVTVQLTVYTVLTQIMAVEVVLAGTDWWFLLASPIAIAAAMGVNYVFESLFTWQVHREDVSDTVASTDPSESDRRFSIRD, from the coding sequence GTGATCGACCGCGAGCGGTTCGGCGCGCTCCTCTCGGGCGTCCGATTCGGGCAGTTCGTCTCCGTGGGGATCGTCGGTGCGGCCGCCGACACGGCCGTTCTTATGGTCTTCCGACTGGTGTTCGGCGCGCCCGAACTCCTGGCGAAAGCCGCCGGTGTCGAGACGGCGATTCTCGTGATGTTCGCCGTCAACGAGGTCTGGACGTTCGCGGACGAGGGCGCGATGGATCCCCGGTCGCTCGCGACGCGAATCGCCAAGTCCCATCTCGTTCGGTCCGGCGGCGTGACCGTCCAGTTGACCGTCTACACCGTGTTGACCCAGATCATGGCCGTCGAGGTCGTCCTCGCGGGGACGGACTGGTGGTTCCTCCTCGCGAGTCCGATCGCCATCGCCGCAGCGATGGGTGTCAACTACGTCTTCGAGAGTCTGTTCACCTGGCAGGTCCACCGCGAGGACGTGAGCGACACTGTGGCTTCGACCGACCCGTCGGAGTCGGATCGACGATTCTCGATCCGCGATTGA
- a CDS encoding DUF5789 family protein, which produces MADDKSGRTDQAHDADRRRRERDLAEQLERMDEPRPPIEDDVLDPVIEPLDGIEFPATSAAVVATIGDRAIEMPDDHVPVADLLPNSERIVFESTAAVRARTKRPTVAAAMKRIVEAADELQEAEFDRSRREAYEKTLRALAAIDATDDDQPVDVIADWIVDHVHANDSLPGSRAVRRQAAKHCRSQDYAVSNNDWLGI; this is translated from the coding sequence ATGGCAGACGACAAATCGGGCCGGACGGACCAGGCCCACGACGCCGACCGCCGACGCCGCGAGCGCGACCTTGCCGAGCAACTGGAACGGATGGACGAGCCCAGACCACCGATCGAGGACGACGTCCTCGATCCGGTCATCGAACCGCTCGATGGGATCGAGTTCCCGGCGACGAGCGCCGCGGTCGTCGCGACGATCGGTGATCGGGCCATCGAGATGCCGGACGATCACGTCCCCGTCGCGGACCTCCTGCCGAACTCCGAGCGGATCGTCTTCGAGTCCACCGCGGCGGTGCGCGCGCGGACGAAACGGCCGACAGTCGCCGCCGCGATGAAACGGATCGTCGAGGCCGCCGACGAACTCCAAGAGGCGGAGTTCGATCGGTCGCGCCGCGAAGCCTACGAGAAGACCCTCCGGGCGCTCGCTGCGATCGACGCCACCGACGACGACCAGCCCGTCGACGTGATCGCTGACTGGATCGTCGACCACGTCCACGCGAACGACTCGCTCCCGGGGTCACGGGCGGTCCGCCGGCAGGCGGCCAAACACTGCCGATCCCAGGACTACGCGGTCAGCAATAACGACTGGCTCGGGATCTGA
- a CDS encoding DUF302 domain-containing protein: MEYTIQTTVDGAFDDVTDATIAALEAEGFGVLCDIDVQAVFAEKLDAEFDQYRILGACNPDLAYDGLDAEIELGTLLPCNVVVYETETGEIGVSLMDPRIVLGLADDDRIDAVAREATDRLERVVKTIAADHASAA; this comes from the coding sequence ATGGAGTACACTATCCAGACCACCGTCGACGGTGCGTTCGACGACGTGACCGACGCGACGATCGCCGCGCTCGAAGCCGAGGGGTTCGGCGTCCTCTGTGACATCGACGTCCAGGCGGTCTTCGCAGAGAAACTCGACGCGGAGTTCGATCAGTACCGGATTCTCGGGGCCTGCAACCCCGACCTCGCGTACGACGGCCTCGACGCAGAGATCGAACTCGGGACGCTGTTGCCCTGTAACGTCGTCGTCTACGAGACGGAGACCGGCGAGATCGGCGTGAGCCTCATGGATCCGCGCATCGTGCTCGGGTTGGCCGACGACGACCGCATCGATGCGGTCGCCCGGGAGGCCACCGACCGACTCGAACGCGTCGTCAAGACCATCGCCGCCGACCACGCCTCGGCGGCCTGA
- a CDS encoding segregation/condensation protein A, with protein MTDAPDERSESEHPAGREADDRRESEHPAERNGDERRDPLGPPRPDGGAVATADTEGPVQPVDVLVDLADDGEIDPWDIDVVRVTDRFLDRLDESDLRASARALFYASVLVRMKSEMLLEDEEDEPDPEDPWAEPRPGAPPEPGGPDPFADLEREIDRRIDRKRARGSPRTLDELVRELREIEREARWKESREYDTSDSPKGFRRGTQRLDYRSGDADRAAGEPTAEDVTGTTHAEHIEDLLDDVRAAIEAEFEAGRSEVLFAEIEDAGPSRVQTYLGVLFLCDRDVIDMEQDALFGDLWLQQPGIRDDDATAASALADSDGDEADPEAADPATPEPTDDD; from the coding sequence ATGACTGATGCTCCTGACGAGCGTAGCGAGTCAGAGCATCCAGCGGGGCGGGAGGCCGACGACCGCAGGGAGTCGGAGCATCCAGCGGAGCGGAACGGCGACGAGCGACGCGACCCCCTCGGTCCGCCACGGCCGGACGGCGGCGCGGTCGCGACCGCCGACACCGAGGGCCCGGTCCAGCCGGTGGACGTGCTCGTCGATCTCGCGGACGACGGCGAGATCGATCCCTGGGACATCGACGTCGTGCGCGTCACCGACCGATTTCTCGATCGCCTGGACGAGAGCGACCTCCGGGCGTCCGCGCGCGCATTGTTCTACGCGAGCGTGCTCGTCCGGATGAAAAGCGAGATGCTCCTGGAGGACGAGGAGGACGAACCCGACCCCGAGGACCCCTGGGCCGAGCCCCGACCGGGAGCCCCACCCGAACCGGGCGGGCCCGACCCGTTCGCGGACCTGGAACGCGAGATCGATCGGCGGATCGACCGCAAGCGCGCTCGCGGGTCGCCCCGGACGCTCGACGAACTCGTGCGCGAACTCCGCGAGATCGAACGCGAGGCGCGCTGGAAAGAGTCCCGCGAGTACGACACCAGCGACTCCCCAAAGGGGTTTCGCCGGGGCACCCAGCGACTCGACTACCGCAGCGGCGACGCCGACCGCGCGGCGGGCGAACCGACCGCCGAGGACGTGACGGGCACGACCCACGCCGAGCACATCGAGGACCTGCTCGACGACGTGCGTGCGGCGATCGAAGCGGAATTCGAGGCGGGTCGCTCGGAAGTGCTGTTCGCGGAAATCGAGGACGCCGGCCCGTCTCGCGTCCAGACGTATCTGGGCGTGCTCTTCCTGTGTGATCGGGACGTCATCGACATGGAACAGGACGCGTTGTTCGGTGACCTCTGGCTGCAACAGCCCGGGATCAGAGACGACGACGCGACGGCCGCGTCCGCGCTCGCTGATTCCGACGGGGACGAGGCGGATCCCGAGGCGGCCGATCCGGCCACGCCAGAGCCGACCGACGACGATTGA